One window of Mesorhizobium sp. PAMC28654 genomic DNA carries:
- a CDS encoding fatty acid desaturase family protein, with the protein MDHRDIIASLTPEERSRLTAKSDVAGLVQLGAHWGAIVIIGSLIAAKVPFWPLLMLPQGILIVFLFTLLHETVHRTAFETQWLNDAVARICSLALALPADWFRYFHFAHHRFTQDPANDPELASPKPETLRQYLVHVSGIPVWWSHLKTLYSNAVGGSLESYVPPKGRPKVRAEARAMMTFYVVVLALTLWFKATTLLYVWIIPALLGQPFLRLYLLAEHGRCPFVANMLENTRTTLTNWVVRKLAWNMPFHAEHHAYPGVPFHQLPEFHALIERHLKVVEPGYVSFHEKYIEALR; encoded by the coding sequence ATGGACCATCGCGACATAATCGCGTCATTGACGCCGGAAGAGCGCAGCCGTCTGACCGCCAAGTCGGACGTCGCGGGTCTCGTTCAGCTTGGCGCCCATTGGGGGGCGATCGTGATCATCGGATCGCTGATCGCCGCGAAGGTGCCGTTCTGGCCGTTGCTGATGCTGCCGCAAGGCATCCTCATCGTATTCCTGTTCACGCTCTTGCATGAGACCGTGCACCGGACAGCTTTCGAGACGCAATGGTTGAATGATGCCGTGGCGCGGATCTGCAGTCTGGCGCTCGCATTGCCGGCCGACTGGTTTCGCTACTTCCACTTCGCCCACCACCGTTTCACCCAGGATCCCGCGAATGATCCGGAACTGGCTTCCCCCAAGCCGGAGACGCTACGGCAGTATCTTGTGCATGTCTCCGGCATTCCGGTGTGGTGGAGCCACCTCAAGACACTCTACAGCAATGCGGTTGGTGGCAGCCTGGAAAGTTATGTACCGCCGAAAGGTCGGCCCAAAGTGCGTGCCGAGGCGCGCGCCATGATGACCTTTTACGTTGTCGTGCTGGCGCTGACCCTCTGGTTCAAGGCAACGACGCTGCTCTATGTCTGGATCATTCCCGCGCTGCTCGGCCAGCCATTTCTGCGCCTTTACCTGCTGGCCGAACACGGCCGTTGTCCGTTCGTTGCCAACATGCTGGAAAACACTAGGACGACACTGACCAACTGGGTGGTGCGCAAGCTGGCCTGGAACATGCCCTTTCACGCCGAGCACCACGCCTATCCCGGCGTGCCGTTTCATCAATTGCCGGAGTTCCACGCGCTGATTGAACGGCATCTCAAGGTGGTCGAGCCGGGCTACGTCAGCTTCCACGAGAAATACATAGAGGCACTGCGTTGA